Below is a window of Betaproteobacteria bacterium DNA.
CCGCCGCTTCAATCTCGCCTCCATCTTGGCTCGCCTGGTGCGCGCCGCTTGCCTCACCTCGCCTCGGCCCGCCGCGCTCATTCGGCTGGCTGAAGAATGTCGCTAATCAGGCCAAGTTTAGAAGAACAACGGCCAAAGTTCTCTCGGAAGCATCGGCGGGTCACGTCATCGACGCGGTCGCGGCTCTGGATTCTACTAGGCCGAATGCGGTCGAGATGCTCTGCCGCGCATTGCGGAACGAGGAGCGTTAGACGCGGAACACCGTCCGATCGCGCTCAATGAGGAGGGGCTCCGACGAGTTTTTCCGCACCTTGCACGGGGCAGGGCCGTTACATGTATCTGCCGCCGGCACGAATGATCCGGTCGCCCGTGACGAAGGACGACTCATTGGAGGCGAGAAACAGCGCGACGTTTGCGACTTCCTGCGGTGATCCTGCGCGCCGCAGCGGCGTAGCCTCGAGTCACAAGTTCCTGGCACATCCGTCATTCCTGCTCAGCAGGCGGGGATCCGAAATGAATCTCGCCTGGCATCCCGCCTTCGCGGGGGCGACGAGCTTCTGACTTACTGTAAGTGCCGCTTTGCGGAAGTGCTCGCGCGGCCGGTGGCCGACGGCGGCTATGGAAAGCGCGCGCCGCAGCCGAGAAGCGGCAATACGGTCGCAGACGGCGATGTGGTAATCGCGGCAATCACCTCGTGCACAAATACTTCGAACCCAGGCGTGATGGTTTCAGCTGGGCTGGTGGCGAAGAAAGCCGTAGAGCGCGGCCTGTCCGCCAAGCGATGGGTAAAAACCTCGCTCACCCCGGGCTCCACCGTCGTCAGCAAGTATCTCGAAGCTGCGGGCCTCCAACCGTATCTAGACCGCCTCGGTTTCACGGTCGCGGGATATTGTTGCGCGACGTGCGTAGGCGCCTCGGGCCCGATCGACGCGGAGCTCGAGAACCGGATCGGCAGAGATGAAGTGGTCGCATGCGCGGTACTCTCCGGCAACCGTAACTTCGAAGCACGTATCCATCCGGCCGTGCGTGCGGCGTTCCTCGCGAGCCCGCCGCTCGTGGTTGCGTACGCCATCGCCGGCCGGGTCGACATCAATTTCGAGCGTGAGCCGCTTGCGATCAACGACGACGGCGAGCCCGTTTACTTGAGGGATGTCTGGCCCACGCCTGAGGAGCTCTCCCGCTCGTTCGAGTTCGC
It encodes the following:
- a CDS encoding SDR family oxidoreductase — encoded protein: MRRAGSPQEVANVALFLASNESSFVTGDRIIRAGGRYM